Proteins encoded in a region of the Oscarella lobularis chromosome 17, ooOscLobu1.1, whole genome shotgun sequence genome:
- the LOC136197294 gene encoding collagen triple helix repeat-containing protein 1-like → MTTTASPTLLGFFATLLLLNIVESMAPKAEEDSVRGCSGVPGIPGSPGHNGLPGRDGLQGEKGSDGMKGPKGDRGEQGATGNLGPMGKKGEKGDGSDYSNNWKQCVWKRDDSKDTGLIKECIFKKRQSSTALKVAYNANLRVNCPDSTCCGRWYITFNGAECSGPMAIDGVVYITNSKDNPLRPRQIEGFCENIPSGSIRVAVHVGNCQSYGSSDRHAGWNSVSRIMIEEYPKSQT, encoded by the exons ATGACAACGACTGCCAGTCCAACTCTTCTTGGTTTCTTTGCTACTCTTCTGCTTCTCAACATAGTTGAGAGCATGGCTCCTAAAGCAGAAGAG GATTCTGTTCGAGGCTGTTCAGGAGTTCCAGGAATTCCTGGATCTCCGGGGCATAACGGGCTGCCAGGAAGAGATGGATTgcaaggagaaaaaggaagcgacGGAATGAAAGGTCCTAAAGGAGATAGAGGTGAACAAGGAGCGACTGGAAATTTGGGACCGATGGGAAAGAAAGGGGAAAAAGGAGATGGTAGCGATTATTCTAACAACTGGAAGCAGTGTGTCTGGAAAAGAGATGATAGCAAAGATACCGGTCTTATAAAG GAATGTATCTTCAAAAAACGTCAATCTTCCACAGCTCTCAAAGTAGCGTATAATGCCAATTTGAGAGTCAATTGTCCTGATAGTACCTGCTGTGGACGTTGGTACATCACTTTTAATGGAGCGGAATGTTCAGGACCAATGGCAATTGATGGAGTTGTGTACATAACCAACTCCAAAGATAATCCTCTTCGACCTCGCCAAATAGAAGGATTCTGTGAGAACATTCCATCTGGATCAATAAGGGTAGCTGTTCATGTGGGAAACTGTCAGAGCTATGGATCATCTGATCGTCATGCTGGATGGAATTCTGTTTCTCGCATAATGATTGAAGAATATCCCAAGTCGCAAACCTGA